The Nitrospiraceae bacterium genome includes a window with the following:
- a CDS encoding DUF1295 domain-containing protein yields MDPVSLLIHTWLGGAVLMVLLWLLQERCRNASVGDVGWCYGLAGSAIWCAWHVSGEPARRVLVAMMVCIYAVRLGTHVLVDRVWNKQEDPRYRSLREQWGTESRWRMALYFQLQALALPLFVLPAWLVMQNPHPPFHLWELAGLLLWGVAVSGEAIADWQLASFRSKSWNVRRVCRVGLWYYSRHPNYFFEWLHWWSYALMGVALPMGNWGLTLIGPVAMGVALLKVTGIPWAEAQASASRGEEYAAYQRTTNAFFPWFPKKSG; encoded by the coding sequence ATGGACCCGGTTTCACTCTTGATTCACACCTGGCTTGGCGGGGCTGTCCTCATGGTCCTGCTCTGGTTGCTTCAGGAGCGTTGTCGCAACGCCTCGGTGGGTGACGTGGGCTGGTGTTATGGTCTTGCAGGTAGCGCCATCTGGTGTGCCTGGCACGTGTCGGGGGAACCGGCCCGTCGAGTACTGGTTGCGATGATGGTCTGTATCTATGCCGTCAGGCTCGGTACCCATGTGCTCGTCGACCGGGTGTGGAACAAACAGGAAGACCCTCGGTATCGATCGTTGCGTGAGCAGTGGGGAACGGAGTCTCGATGGCGGATGGCGCTCTATTTCCAGCTGCAGGCTCTGGCGCTTCCGCTGTTCGTCCTACCGGCCTGGCTCGTGATGCAAAACCCGCATCCGCCCTTTCACTTGTGGGAACTCGCAGGGCTATTGCTTTGGGGAGTTGCGGTCTCGGGGGAAGCCATTGCCGATTGGCAGCTCGCGTCGTTCCGCAGCAAGTCCTGGAACGTGCGCCGGGTGTGCCGGGTCGGGCTCTGGTACTATTCACGCCACCCGAATTATTTCTTCGAATGGCTCCATTGGTGGAGCTATGCGCTGATGGGTGTTGCGCTGCCGATGGGCAACTGGGGGTTGACGCTGATTGGGCCTGTGGCGATGGGAGTCGCCCTGCTCAAGGTGACCGGAATCCCATGGGCAGAGGCTCAGGCTTCGGCGAGCCGGGGAGAGGAATATGCGGCCTACCAGCGAACGACGAACGCGTTCTTCCCTTGGTTTCCCAAAAAGTCGGGCTAG
- a CDS encoding TldD/PmbA family protein, translated as MTGPSWDELAELGLSRVRAAGVDYADIRILHSTTQSLRGEDRRIAHIRDADDHGFGIRVLHRGAWGFAASSILSLEEVPRVAELAVEIAKGSASLAIEKVHLAREPVHLDRVVTPYRIDPFSVPLENKTRLLLEIMERIQQQRGIARSEASLWMQRDRKLFVSTEGSRLEFDVLALQGDCAATAVHDRRFATRSFNTPHLRTGYELVLDAGFDREAARIAEQAVEKVKAPAVEAGAYDLVLDPEHLSLTIHESCGHPSELDRALGYEANYAGTSFLTPDTLGRFRYGSDHVTLIADNTEPETLAATGYDDDGVECQRWDIVRNGLFVGYCTNREVAPKIGDERSRGSNRADSWGSVPIVRIANIGLAPGTAQLDELLAGVKRGIYIEGHGSYSIDQRRYNFQFGGDAFWLIENGKRTHMLRDVIYHGITPEFWGSCDAVADSSHRRRYGFITCGKGQPGQSGWMTHAASHARFRRIQVMRGEAKG; from the coding sequence ATGACCGGACCCTCGTGGGACGAGCTGGCCGAACTGGGACTCAGTCGCGTACGGGCGGCCGGCGTGGACTACGCCGACATCCGCATCCTGCACAGCACGACACAATCTTTGCGCGGGGAAGACCGGCGCATCGCCCACATTCGCGACGCGGACGACCACGGGTTCGGCATCCGGGTGCTGCACCGTGGGGCCTGGGGTTTTGCCGCAAGTTCGATTCTTTCGCTCGAAGAAGTGCCACGAGTGGCAGAGTTGGCGGTGGAAATCGCCAAGGGGTCCGCATCCCTCGCTATCGAGAAAGTCCATTTGGCGCGCGAGCCCGTCCATCTCGACCGCGTCGTCACACCCTATCGTATCGATCCCTTTTCGGTACCGCTCGAAAACAAGACGCGCCTCCTGCTGGAGATCATGGAACGGATTCAGCAGCAGCGCGGTATCGCGCGGAGCGAAGCAAGCCTTTGGATGCAGCGTGACCGCAAGCTGTTCGTCTCGACCGAAGGGAGCCGGTTGGAGTTCGATGTATTGGCGCTGCAGGGAGATTGTGCCGCCACGGCGGTGCATGATAGGCGATTCGCCACCAGATCCTTCAATACACCGCATCTTCGTACGGGGTACGAGCTGGTTCTCGATGCGGGGTTCGATCGTGAAGCGGCTCGTATTGCGGAGCAGGCAGTCGAGAAGGTGAAGGCCCCGGCCGTCGAGGCCGGCGCGTACGATTTGGTGCTCGATCCGGAACATCTCTCGCTCACGATCCACGAATCCTGCGGGCACCCCAGCGAGCTGGATCGAGCGCTCGGCTACGAAGCCAACTATGCCGGCACCAGCTTTCTCACCCCAGATACGCTCGGCCGATTCCGCTACGGCTCCGACCATGTGACCTTGATCGCCGACAACACGGAACCGGAAACGCTCGCCGCCACCGGCTACGATGACGACGGAGTCGAGTGCCAGCGATGGGACATCGTGCGCAACGGCCTGTTCGTGGGCTATTGCACGAATCGGGAAGTGGCTCCGAAAATCGGCGACGAGCGTTCGCGAGGCTCGAATCGGGCCGACAGCTGGGGCTCGGTCCCGATCGTGCGGATCGCCAACATCGGGCTGGCCCCGGGAACCGCGCAACTCGACGAGCTGTTGGCGGGGGTCAAACGCGGCATCTATATCGAAGGGCACGGGTCCTACAGCATCGATCAGCGACGGTACAACTTCCAGTTCGGGGGCGACGCTTTCTGGCTCATCGAAAACGGCAAGCGCACCCACATGCTGAGAGATGTGATCTACCACGGCATCACGCCGGAGTTCTGGGGGAGCTGCGACGCTGTGGCGGACAGTTCGCACCGTCGGCGCTACGGGTTCATCACCTGCGGGAAGGGCCAGCCGGGTCAGTCCGGTTGGATGACCCATGCTGCGTCCCATGCGAGATTCCGGCGCATCCAGGTGATGCGCGGCGAGGCGAAGGGATGA
- a CDS encoding TldD/PmbA family protein: MSSVISKTWPKMTGRQEFEFLADLVMKHSTGDHTVMQLHDSHGGTTRFANNQIVQNVNSRRGTLSVTVAFGRRRGTATTTDFTAGAVREALKRAERVARAAPEDPEYLPPVGPQQYLSLPTSRPETVLAGPTRRLDYAREAIGQCKMENLSAAGTVASSTSIVGLAADTGLNAYEERTEARFSITVQAGDATGWAAASHRSIDHLRVQERTLAAITKAKRGADEPRELPAGRYTVVLEPAAVAGLVSWMTWMLDAKSFDKGTSPYCEKLGTRIIDRHLTLSNQPDHPDLLGYGFTAEGLPVTESVWIEAGVLTQLQYDRYTAKAHGIDQLPTLESPFLSGERPIGSRVDDLIRTTTRGILVTNFWYIRPVNQSDLTLTGMTRDGTFLIENGEIVSALRNFRFHESPLRAFNHLEAWTTPAEAVTSETGKSLVPAMRLHDFNFSSVTRF, translated from the coding sequence ATGAGCTCCGTCATCAGCAAGACTTGGCCCAAGATGACGGGCCGGCAGGAGTTCGAATTCCTGGCCGACTTGGTCATGAAACACTCGACCGGTGACCATACCGTCATGCAGCTGCATGATTCGCACGGCGGGACGACGCGTTTCGCCAACAATCAGATCGTGCAGAATGTGAATAGTCGCCGCGGCACGCTGTCCGTGACCGTGGCATTCGGTCGCCGTCGCGGCACCGCGACCACGACGGATTTCACGGCGGGAGCGGTGCGTGAGGCGCTCAAGAGGGCCGAACGCGTGGCCCGTGCCGCGCCGGAAGATCCCGAATATCTGCCTCCCGTCGGCCCGCAACAATACCTCTCCTTGCCGACATCGCGACCCGAGACCGTGCTCGCCGGTCCGACCCGGCGGCTTGACTATGCCCGCGAAGCGATCGGGCAGTGCAAGATGGAGAACCTGAGCGCGGCGGGAACGGTGGCCTCGTCGACCTCGATCGTCGGTCTGGCGGCGGACACCGGCCTCAATGCGTACGAGGAACGGACGGAAGCGCGCTTCAGCATCACGGTGCAGGCGGGCGATGCCACCGGTTGGGCCGCCGCCTCCCACCGATCGATCGACCATCTGCGCGTACAGGAACGGACCCTGGCCGCGATCACCAAAGCCAAGCGGGGCGCCGATGAGCCTCGGGAATTGCCGGCCGGTCGGTACACGGTCGTGCTGGAACCGGCGGCCGTGGCCGGCCTCGTCAGTTGGATGACCTGGATGCTTGACGCGAAGTCGTTCGATAAAGGGACGAGTCCTTATTGCGAAAAACTCGGAACGCGCATCATCGACCGGCACCTCACACTGTCGAATCAACCCGACCATCCCGATCTGCTGGGTTATGGATTCACCGCGGAAGGGTTGCCGGTGACGGAGTCTGTCTGGATTGAGGCCGGTGTCCTTACCCAGTTGCAATACGACCGCTATACGGCCAAGGCGCATGGGATCGATCAGTTGCCGACATTGGAGTCCCCGTTCTTATCAGGGGAACGGCCGATCGGCTCCAGGGTCGATGACTTGATTCGCACCACGACCAGGGGGATCCTCGTCACCAATTTCTGGTACATCCGTCCGGTGAACCAGTCCGATTTGACCCTGACAGGCATGACGCGGGATGGGACATTCCTTATTGAAAACGGCGAGATCGTATCGGCGCTTCGGAACTTCCGTTTCCACGAGAGTCCCCTTCGCGCGTTCAATCACCTCGAGGCCTGGACCACCCCGGCGGAAGCCGTGACGTCGGAGACCGGCAAGAGCCTGGTGCCGGCGATGCGCCTGCATGACTTTAACTTTTCCAGCGTCACGCGGTTTTAG
- a CDS encoding methyltransferase domain-containing protein, whose translation MSRTEYVFQAGEEQRELERLQTIEAAFDPGTQRRLLTTGLSAGWRCLEVGAGAGSIVRWLEQRVGPSGKVLAVDTNPRFLRGSGTSTIEIVQGDIRNVDLPAEAFDLVHARYVLIHLADYREVFERILRCVKPGGWVVIEEPDFSAARAISGPEDDKCAFDRITAAIEGMFASLGMDHATGAKLPALFQEHHLSQLTVDYEGHLASGGALVPRLMKLSAQQLREKYVATGLVTDSDVDAYCRFADDSDAWAVYYATVAVTGWWHPQCGG comes from the coding sequence ATGTCCAGGACCGAGTATGTATTCCAGGCAGGGGAAGAGCAGCGAGAACTCGAGCGTCTGCAGACGATCGAAGCGGCGTTTGATCCCGGTACCCAGCGCCGGTTGCTCACAACGGGGTTGAGCGCGGGGTGGCGTTGCCTCGAGGTGGGCGCCGGAGCCGGTTCCATCGTGCGATGGCTCGAACAGCGCGTCGGGCCGTCGGGCAAGGTGCTGGCGGTCGACACCAATCCCCGGTTTCTGCGGGGAAGCGGGACGTCCACGATCGAAATCGTGCAGGGGGACATTCGCAACGTGGACCTGCCGGCGGAGGCCTTCGACCTCGTGCATGCTCGGTATGTACTGATTCATCTTGCCGACTATCGAGAAGTCTTTGAGCGCATCCTGCGGTGCGTGAAACCAGGCGGGTGGGTGGTGATCGAGGAGCCCGACTTTTCCGCCGCCCGGGCGATCTCGGGACCCGAGGACGACAAATGCGCCTTCGATCGGATTACGGCGGCCATTGAGGGGATGTTCGCGTCGCTGGGAATGGACCACGCTACCGGGGCAAAGCTGCCCGCGCTGTTTCAGGAACACCATCTCAGCCAACTGACCGTAGACTACGAGGGGCATTTGGCTTCCGGGGGAGCGCTGGTGCCTCGCCTCATGAAGTTGTCGGCACAGCAGCTGCGAGAGAAATATGTCGCGACGGGACTGGTCACGGATTCGGATGTCGATGCCTACTGCCGCTTTGCCGACGATTCCGATGCCTGGGCCGTTTACTATGCGACCGTGGCTGTGACAGGATGGTGGCATCCGCAGTGCGGCGGGTGA
- a CDS encoding LEA type 2 family protein codes for MHRIQATLLLVALLLLPGCASWLMKGEPPEVLVTNVTPLEASAFEQRLKVDLRLRNPNDFDLKVTGIDFRLDLNGNRLARGLGNQDVLVPRLGEAIASVSTSTSTLDVFRQFMAFSPDRPVTYTIKGILHTGDGRLPFESSGVLLEKGPSSDAPAGQ; via the coding sequence ATGCATCGCATTCAGGCCACGCTCCTCCTCGTCGCCCTGCTATTGCTCCCCGGCTGCGCGTCCTGGTTGATGAAGGGCGAGCCACCGGAAGTACTCGTCACCAACGTCACGCCGCTGGAGGCCAGCGCCTTCGAGCAACGACTCAAGGTCGACCTTCGGCTCCGCAATCCCAACGATTTCGATTTGAAGGTAACCGGCATCGACTTTCGCCTGGACTTGAACGGCAACCGCCTCGCACGGGGATTGGGAAACCAGGACGTCCTCGTTCCGCGACTCGGCGAGGCCATCGCCTCTGTCTCGACCAGCACCTCGACACTCGACGTCTTCCGGCAATTCATGGCCTTTTCCCCGGACCGCCCCGTGACCTATACGATCAAAGGTATCCTCCACACAGGCGATGGCCGGCTGCCTTTTGAGAGTTCCGGCGTGCTGCTGGAAAAAGGCCCGAGTTCCGACGCCCCTGCCGGGCAATAA
- the msrA gene encoding peptide-methionine (S)-S-oxide reductase MsrA has translation MKTRTGFHRFVLVMLLLGGITASSAAEERPGSAKAFFAGGCFWCMEEVFEKVPGVTAVVSGYMGGRVANPSYEDVSAGTTGHAESVEVTYDPAKVSYRDLLNAFWKNVDPVTPNAQFCDHGSQYRAVIFVQNDEERRLAEESKRAIEESKRFKEPIVTEISPTAPFYSAEEYHQDFYKRNPIRYKFYKYNCGRAQRLEELWGAP, from the coding sequence ATGAAAACTCGTACTGGTTTTCACAGGTTCGTACTGGTCATGCTATTGCTGGGGGGAATTACTGCTTCGAGTGCGGCGGAGGAACGGCCCGGCAGCGCCAAGGCTTTCTTTGCCGGCGGCTGCTTCTGGTGCATGGAAGAGGTGTTTGAGAAAGTGCCAGGGGTAACAGCCGTGGTGAGCGGCTATATGGGGGGTCGGGTCGCCAATCCAAGCTACGAGGACGTGTCGGCCGGGACGACCGGTCATGCGGAGTCCGTCGAGGTGACATACGATCCCGCCAAAGTGTCCTATCGCGACCTCCTGAACGCGTTCTGGAAGAACGTAGATCCGGTCACGCCGAATGCGCAATTCTGCGACCACGGGTCGCAGTATCGTGCGGTGATCTTCGTCCAGAACGATGAGGAGCGCCGGTTAGCAGAAGAATCCAAGCGAGCCATCGAAGAGAGCAAGCGCTTCAAGGAGCCGATTGTGACTGAGATTTCGCCGACAGCCCCCTTCTACTCGGCGGAGGAGTATCATCAGGATTTCTATAAGAGGAATCCCATTCGGTATAAATTCTACAAGTACAACTGCGGGAGGGCACAGCGGCTTGAAGAGCTGTGGGGAGCGCCATGA
- a CDS encoding lytic transglycosylase domain-containing protein has protein sequence MLCPLSVLLLVTLGWPAPTKSDFDGRSRYSNDEIQRAIVFYAHKYQLEPALLRAIIKAESDFQPDAVSSKGAVGLMQLMPDTAADLRVHDRFDAVQNIRGGARQLHYLLGVYDGDLRLAVAAYNAGVHRIRGHGHIARIRETRRYVRKVFRYYRIFKAEEQRQQRHFVEGLARAV, from the coding sequence ATGCTCTGCCCACTCAGTGTGCTTCTCTTGGTTACGCTAGGGTGGCCGGCCCCGACCAAGTCCGACTTCGACGGCAGGTCCCGGTATTCGAACGACGAGATTCAACGCGCGATCGTCTTCTATGCTCACAAGTATCAGCTTGAGCCTGCCCTGCTACGCGCGATCATCAAGGCAGAGTCGGATTTTCAGCCCGATGCGGTGTCGAGCAAGGGGGCCGTCGGCCTGATGCAGCTGATGCCGGACACGGCCGCGGACTTGCGGGTCCATGACCGCTTTGACGCCGTGCAGAACATCCGGGGCGGGGCTAGGCAACTGCACTATCTCCTGGGCGTCTACGACGGCGACCTGCGGCTTGCCGTTGCCGCCTACAATGCCGGCGTGCATCGGATCCGAGGGCATGGACATATCGCACGGATCCGCGAAACCCGCCGCTATGTGCGCAAGGTGTTCCGCTACTACCGGATATTCAAGGCCGAAGAACAGCGACAACAACGTCACTTTGTGGAGGGACTCGCTCGAGCCGTTTAA
- a CDS encoding lytic transglycosylase domain-containing protein — MARCPPSAPCLDFLFYLAIGLRHGTVVHAHAAALYGSAPHITELILRTIWPLAAEWHDFQAIMNWPVWNPRWTPVARTLCTVAVAATISAALPSVPRLALDPNPLERWQSKPSDPLGTLIVSYAGQYGLEPALLKAVIKVESNFNPQAISPKGALGLMQLMPITAAALHVMDPFDPDENIRAGALLLRRLLDRFHGDLALALAAYHAGEGRVSQLAGLPPSPGTQQYVERVLSHYGGFLAGAPSTARKIPLWPDRRAARSQASALD, encoded by the coding sequence GTGGCCCGATGCCCGCCTTCAGCCCCCTGCCTCGATTTCCTCTTTTACTTGGCGATCGGTCTACGTCATGGGACAGTGGTCCATGCCCATGCCGCAGCGCTGTATGGATCAGCGCCGCACATCACCGAGTTGATATTGAGGACGATTTGGCCCTTGGCGGCTGAATGGCACGACTTTCAGGCAATCATGAATTGGCCCGTTTGGAATCCACGCTGGACACCTGTGGCCCGTACGCTCTGCACAGTGGCGGTGGCGGCCACCATCAGTGCCGCCTTGCCTTCGGTCCCCCGCTTGGCGCTCGATCCCAATCCCTTGGAGCGGTGGCAGTCAAAGCCATCCGATCCCTTAGGGACTCTGATCGTCTCATACGCCGGGCAGTATGGATTGGAGCCGGCCCTGTTGAAGGCCGTGATCAAGGTTGAATCGAACTTCAATCCGCAAGCAATTTCCCCGAAGGGAGCGCTCGGTCTGATGCAGCTGATGCCGATTACTGCTGCGGCCTTGCACGTCATGGACCCGTTCGATCCGGATGAGAATATCCGGGCCGGCGCCCTGCTTCTGCGGCGGCTGTTGGATCGATTCCATGGAGATCTTGCCTTGGCCTTGGCTGCGTATCACGCGGGTGAAGGGCGAGTGAGCCAATTGGCCGGTCTTCCACCGTCTCCCGGTACGCAGCAGTATGTGGAGCGGGTCCTGAGCCACTACGGTGGATTTCTAGCCGGCGCACCCTCGACAGCGCGGAAGATTCCCCTCTGGCCGGATCGGCGGGCCGCTCGCTCACAAGCCTCTGCTCTGGATTAG
- a CDS encoding PilZ domain-containing protein yields MEKYYTCRAEARQPLRCKFQYFLDEGVAEGTVWDLSSSGWRASGTAPVTVGMEMPVCLYLGNEKRWVSIGRAAVRWVKGSNFGLEVVQIDTQEQERLDHFLEKSRLELPRPTRQAV; encoded by the coding sequence ATGGAGAAATACTATACCTGCCGCGCAGAAGCCCGACAGCCCCTCCGCTGCAAGTTTCAATATTTCCTCGATGAAGGCGTTGCTGAAGGGACCGTGTGGGATCTCTCCAGCTCAGGATGGCGCGCAAGCGGGACGGCCCCGGTCACAGTCGGCATGGAGATGCCGGTCTGTTTGTATCTTGGAAATGAGAAACGATGGGTCTCGATCGGCCGGGCGGCAGTGCGATGGGTGAAGGGGTCGAACTTCGGTCTGGAGGTTGTACAGATCGACACCCAGGAGCAGGAGCGGCTGGATCATTTCCTCGAGAAGAGTCGGCTGGAACTACCGCGGCCGACAAGACAGGCAGTCTGA
- a CDS encoding serine hydrolase: MTSIWLLGVLALLLGFLMLGRMLASTGCSYKAKIFCSALFVSGRRPDDILANDVGVDDLSVLRHFSSHVDYASKRVTVSFWGLVRRTAVYRGRLGCALEYQAATDAGGMSSASTQKDLQGHLSSPARPTLREHTSTLGKVTYPSLHNVINAAFAEQAGSPRRRTRAVVILHHGRLVAEQYAEGFGPDTPLLGWSMAKTVINALAGILVGQGRLSLTGELPQSFWREPFDSRRAITLDHLLRMTSGLDFHEDYRSPFKDVIRMLLHHPDAAAYAARKPLRTPPGSVWHYSSGNTNIISRVMRDAIGNERAYLTFPKEALFDPLGMEHAVLETDGSGTFVGSSFMYATARDWARFGALYLQDGVCEGRRVLPEGWVSYSTTTTPQATDACYGAHLWLRVPREFRKLEGPARALPTAWHAVGYEGQFTSIIPSHQLVVVRLGLTRRPDAWDHEDFLWQILQAIAPSS, from the coding sequence GTGACCTCCATCTGGCTGCTCGGCGTACTCGCGCTCCTTCTCGGGTTCCTCATGCTCGGCCGGATGCTCGCCTCGACCGGTTGCAGCTATAAGGCTAAGATCTTTTGTTCCGCCCTGTTCGTCTCCGGCCGCCGGCCTGATGACATCTTGGCAAATGACGTCGGCGTCGACGACTTGTCTGTACTCCGCCACTTCTCCTCACACGTGGATTACGCGAGCAAGCGAGTAACCGTGAGCTTCTGGGGACTGGTCAGGCGTACAGCCGTCTATCGGGGACGATTGGGCTGCGCCTTGGAGTACCAGGCTGCCACGGATGCGGGTGGAATGTCGTCCGCGTCGACACAGAAAGATCTGCAGGGGCACCTCTCCTCCCCAGCACGACCGACCTTGCGGGAACACACATCCACGCTCGGGAAGGTCACCTACCCGTCACTCCACAACGTCATCAACGCGGCATTTGCGGAACAGGCGGGGTCCCCCCGTCGCCGTACAAGGGCGGTCGTCATCCTTCATCACGGCCGCCTGGTCGCCGAACAATATGCAGAAGGCTTCGGCCCCGATACGCCCCTGTTGGGCTGGTCGATGGCCAAGACGGTCATCAACGCCTTGGCCGGGATCTTGGTTGGCCAAGGTCGGCTGTCCCTCACGGGGGAACTCCCGCAGTCGTTCTGGCGAGAACCTTTCGATTCCCGTCGTGCCATCACCCTCGACCATCTCCTGCGGATGACAAGCGGGCTCGACTTTCATGAAGACTACCGCAGTCCATTCAAAGATGTGATCCGCATGTTGCTCCACCATCCGGATGCAGCCGCATACGCGGCACGCAAGCCGCTCCGGACCCCTCCCGGATCCGTCTGGCACTATTCGAGTGGAAATACGAACATCATTTCGCGGGTGATGCGGGACGCCATCGGTAACGAACGGGCGTATCTCACCTTCCCAAAGGAGGCACTCTTCGACCCTCTGGGGATGGAGCATGCGGTATTAGAGACCGACGGCAGCGGCACCTTCGTCGGGTCGTCGTTCATGTATGCGACGGCGCGGGACTGGGCTCGTTTTGGTGCGCTGTACCTTCAGGACGGTGTCTGCGAGGGGAGACGAGTTCTTCCGGAAGGGTGGGTCTCTTATTCGACGACAACGACTCCACAAGCCACCGATGCCTGCTACGGTGCACACCTCTGGTTGCGAGTGCCCAGGGAGTTTCGGAAGCTCGAGGGGCCGGCCCGGGCTTTACCGACAGCCTGGCATGCAGTGGGCTATGAGGGACAATTCACCAGCATCATCCCGTCGCACCAACTCGTGGTCGTACGGTTGGGTCTGACACGACGTCCTGATGCCTGGGACCACGAGGACTTCCTTTGGCAAATCCTCCAGGCCATTGCCCCCTCTTCCTAA
- a CDS encoding PilZ domain-containing protein gives MNSKPTTAESRRARRMAATCHLVFTGPDGLEGQAQVLDISTTGCRAESEIAVEVGTEFQISIFLADFSWPLRIDRAIIRWVDGYTFGLEFDVILPAQRERLRHLIMKGKPLA, from the coding sequence GTGAACTCGAAACCCACCACAGCAGAAAGCCGACGCGCCAGGCGCATGGCCGCGACATGCCACTTGGTATTTACGGGGCCTGACGGGCTTGAGGGTCAAGCACAGGTTCTGGACATCTCGACCACCGGTTGCCGCGCCGAATCCGAGATCGCAGTGGAGGTCGGGACGGAGTTCCAGATTTCAATCTTCCTGGCCGATTTTTCCTGGCCGCTGCGAATCGACCGCGCCATCATCCGGTGGGTCGATGGCTATACATTCGGCCTGGAATTCGACGTCATTCTCCCCGCACAACGCGAGCGCCTTCGCCATCTCATCATGAAGGGCAAGCCGTTGGCTTAG
- a CDS encoding pyridoxal phosphate-dependent aminotransferase: MERLAQSEIRAMTQACAHVQGINMAQGVCDTGVPPVVARGAQQAIDEGINIYTRYDGLARLRQAIAGKLQTYNGLRADPEREVTVSAGATGSFHCACLALLNPDDEVIVFEPYYAYHTSAIVAVEAVPRVVRTAPPDWTFSREDVLRAITSRTKAIVVNTPSNPSGKVFGQEELQWIAELAQAHDLFVFTDEIYEYFLFDGRRHQSIAALPGMAERTITIGGYSKTFSITGWRIGYSLAHEQWAQLIGAMNDLLYVCAPAPLQQGVAIGIEQLPASFYEDLAREYQAKRDLFCRALSDAGLPPAVPQGAYYVLADVSRLPGTTGKERAMYLLEKSGVAGVPGEAFFQSSAGHRFVRFCFAKTDEDLREACRRLTRLG; the protein is encoded by the coding sequence ATGGAACGCTTGGCACAATCCGAGATCCGGGCGATGACTCAGGCCTGCGCGCACGTGCAGGGTATCAACATGGCTCAGGGGGTGTGCGACACGGGAGTCCCACCAGTCGTGGCGCGCGGGGCGCAGCAGGCGATTGACGAAGGCATCAATATCTATACGCGATACGATGGTCTGGCCCGGTTGAGGCAAGCCATCGCTGGAAAGCTTCAGACCTACAACGGGCTTCGGGCGGATCCGGAACGGGAGGTCACGGTGAGTGCAGGCGCGACCGGCTCATTCCACTGCGCCTGCCTGGCGCTCTTAAATCCAGATGATGAAGTCATCGTTTTCGAGCCCTACTATGCCTACCATACGAGCGCGATCGTCGCAGTGGAGGCCGTGCCTCGGGTTGTCCGTACCGCCCCGCCGGACTGGACATTTTCTCGCGAGGATGTGCTCCGGGCGATCACCAGCCGGACCAAAGCCATTGTCGTCAATACCCCAAGCAATCCCTCGGGCAAGGTGTTCGGTCAGGAGGAATTGCAGTGGATTGCCGAACTCGCCCAGGCGCACGACCTCTTCGTGTTCACGGACGAAATTTATGAGTATTTTCTGTTCGACGGGCGCCGTCACCAGAGTATTGCAGCCCTCCCAGGCATGGCTGAACGGACGATTACGATCGGCGGCTATTCTAAGACCTTCAGCATCACCGGTTGGCGTATCGGATACAGCCTGGCGCATGAGCAATGGGCTCAACTCATCGGAGCCATGAACGATCTCCTGTATGTGTGTGCTCCGGCTCCGTTACAGCAAGGCGTGGCGATCGGGATCGAGCAACTCCCGGCCTCCTTCTACGAGGACTTAGCGCGCGAGTACCAAGCCAAGCGTGATCTATTCTGCCGAGCCCTGTCCGACGCAGGGCTGCCGCCGGCCGTGCCGCAGGGCGCCTACTATGTCCTGGCGGATGTCTCGCGCCTGCCTGGCACGACAGGAAAGGAGCGCGCCATGTACCTGCTCGAAAAATCCGGAGTGGCGGGAGTTCCGGGCGAGGCGTTCTTTCAGAGTTCCGCAGGCCATCGCTTTGTTCGGTTCTGTTTTGCGAAAACCGACGAGGACTTGCGCGAGGCCTGCCGTCGACTGACACGTCTGGGTTAG